A DNA window from Hevea brasiliensis isolate MT/VB/25A 57/8 chromosome 2, ASM3005281v1, whole genome shotgun sequence contains the following coding sequences:
- the LOC110651795 gene encoding F-box/kelch-repeat protein SKIP11 encodes MVEGRSCLVPTLFASSCQPEPQWPLMPFRPSSKHPIDGSEDDYRPLKYPRVSDYHETTGEQSVDDRAGQSSDSDPLIDAIGRDMSISCLIRCSRSDYGSIASLNRSFRSLIRSGDIYKLRRKRGVIEHWVYFSCHLLEWEAFDPIRRSWMHLPRMPSNDCFMCSDKESLAVGTELLVFGKEVMSHVIYRYSILTNSWSSGMTMNAPRCLFGSASRGEIAILAGGCDSQGSILSSAEMYNSENQRWETLPSMNKPRKMCSAVFMDGKFYVIGGIGGSDMKLLTCGEEYDLETKKWTEIPNMSPGRSGAAREIEMPAAAEAPPLVAVVNNELYAAVDMEVRKYDKERKSWFKVGALPERAVSMNGWGLAFRACGDRLIVIGGPRTHGEGFIELNSWVPSEGSPQWNMLAQKRSVNFVYNCAVMGC; translated from the coding sequence ATGGTGGAGGGCCGGTCCTGTCTGGTACCAACGTTGTTTGCTAGCTCCTGCCAGCCAGAACCCCAGTGGCCTTTAATGCCTTTCCGGCCCAGCAGCAAGCACCCAATAGACGGCTCCGAGGACGATTATCGACCACTTAAGTACCCCAGGGTATCAGATTATCACGAAACCACAGGTGAACAATCTGTTGATGATCGAGCAGGGCAGTCTTCAGATTCCGATCCCCTTATTGATGCCATTGGCCGTGACATGTCTATCAGTTGTCTCATTCGCTGCTCTAGGTCTGATTATGGGTCTATAGCTTCTCTGAATAGAAGTTTCCGGTCTTTAATTAGGAGTGGTGATATATATAAACTGAGACGGAAGCGCGGTGTTATTGAGCATTGGGTGTATTTCTCTTGCCACTTGCTTGAGTGGGAGGCCTTTGATCCCATTCGCCGCAGTTGGATGCATTTGCCTAGGATGCCTTCCAACGACTGTTTCATGTGTTCGGATAAGGAGTCCTTGGCTGTGGGCACTGAGCTTCTTGTATTTGGTAAGGAGGTGATGTCCCATGTTATATATAGGTATAGTATTTTGACTAATTCGTGGTCTTCTGGGATGACTATGAATGCTCCCAGATGCTTATTTGGGTCTGCCAGCCGTGGCGAGATAGCAATTTTAGCAGGCGGTTGCGACTCCCAGGGAAGCATCCTGAGCTCTGCAGAGATGTATAATTCTGAGAATCAAAGATGGGAGACACTGCCGAGCATGAATAAACCAAGGAAGATGTGTTCAGCAGTGTTTATGGATGGAAAGTTTTATGTTATTGGGGGAATTGGGGGAAGTGATATGAAGCTTCTTACATGcggagaggagtatgatttagaAACAAAGAAGTGGACTGAAATTCCTAACATGTCTCCTGGACGGAGTGGTGCTGCCAGAGAGATTGAAATGCCTGCAGCTGCTGAGGCTCCACCTTTGGTGGCTGTAGTAAATAATGAACTGTATGCTGCTGTTGACATGGAGGTCAGGAAGTATGACAAGGAGAGAAAATCGTGGTTTAAGGTGGGTGCATTGCCTGAGCGTGCAGTCTCAATGAATGGTTGGGGCCTTGCATTTAGGGCATGTGGAGATCGGCTCATCGTAATTGGTGGGCCTAGGACTCATGGTGAAGGTTTTATAGAGCTCAATTCATGGGTTCCAAGTGAGGGTTCTCCACAATGGAACATGCTTGCCCAAAAGCGCTCAGTTAACTTTGTGTATAATTGTGCTGTGATGGGATGCTGA